A part of Limihaloglobus sulfuriphilus genomic DNA contains:
- a CDS encoding efflux RND transporter permease subunit, whose protein sequence is MHKRLLNTALHYRLLVVLALIMVTAVGVHQYNSLPVDAFPDISPVMVPVFTEADGMAPEEVERLITFPVESVMNGLPGVTQIKSTSAFGMSVVYVYFEDDMDIYFARQLVNERLGEALAQMPDLQEKPKLGPISTGLGQIFIYYLTIDDSADTEGKDPLSYLRDLNDWVVKYQLQTVRGVTDILSVGGHVLQYQVNIKPDMLLQYGLSIHDVTEAIRQNNGNVGGQYIITGSEENLVRGIGLLNSLEDISNVIIDNIDGTPVRVMEVADVEYGRAVRRGIVSRNGGEEVVSGIVLQLYGENASNVIERLYAKLPDVQKSLPEGVRLVPYYEQQEIVQRATWTVKSALLTGAVLAAIVLFAFIGNFRSAMIVVFALPFSGLVSIILMQQADISANLMSLGGIAIAMGMLVDGAIVMVENIYRHLNVNAGDDIRSRTAIIIDAAYEVARPVTFSLLIVIVVFVPILTLQGAEGQMFIPMSYTLCFALLGSLIFAVLAVPALASYLMHVKKHKEFFIFVILQKLHDPLLRISVKHPVLVLMLVLALLCGSGFMAMNLGTEFIPTLEEGSIMIGVNMAPSIALEEAAAIIKKLETRIIALPEVEEVVSRIGRPEAGSHPHPVNYAEVHIELHPEKEWTRLTDKAELVEELEENLSDFPGIQLNFTQPIQNAFDELVTGVRSQVAVKVFGEDLDILQSKATEIRNSIDNIEGLVDLSVEQSFGQPQVQVIVDRRACAAYGVNAGEILELVETAIGGQIVDHVYLNTRRYGIQIRYTEDTRDNIHAIKSLLVPSRSGQMLPLSQLAEVREDVGSIQINRENNQRRWIVQGNVRGRDLGGVVGDIRRLIAEKIELPDGYHIEYGGQYESQMRAMRRLGIIVPVVGMTVLLMLYLAFGSIKSGLLVMVNIPLGLIGGVAGLYVMGEYISVPAAVGFIALFGIAVQDSMVLVSAINQLRREGVEMVEAVITGCHQRFRPVLMTSITTVLGLLPLLLSTGIGADVQRPLAAVVIFGIISSTLLTLFVIPAFYKWFAVRPEMLE, encoded by the coding sequence ATGCATAAAAGATTACTCAACACGGCACTTCACTATCGATTGCTGGTAGTGCTTGCTCTGATAATGGTTACGGCTGTTGGTGTGCATCAGTACAACAGCCTGCCGGTTGATGCCTTCCCCGATATATCGCCCGTCATGGTGCCGGTTTTCACAGAAGCCGACGGCATGGCACCCGAAGAGGTCGAGCGGCTGATTACGTTTCCCGTTGAGTCGGTGATGAACGGGCTGCCCGGAGTTACACAGATAAAGTCCACTTCGGCATTTGGCATGTCTGTGGTATATGTTTATTTCGAAGATGATATGGATATTTATTTTGCCAGGCAGCTGGTTAATGAGCGTCTCGGCGAGGCTCTGGCTCAAATGCCCGATTTGCAGGAAAAACCCAAACTCGGCCCCATATCAACGGGGCTTGGCCAGATTTTTATATACTATCTCACCATTGACGATTCGGCAGACACAGAGGGCAAAGACCCGCTGAGCTATCTGCGGGACCTGAATGACTGGGTTGTCAAGTATCAGCTCCAGACTGTTCGCGGCGTTACAGATATCCTCTCGGTCGGCGGACATGTTCTGCAGTATCAGGTGAATATCAAACCTGATATGCTGCTTCAGTACGGTCTCTCGATTCACGATGTTACCGAGGCAATCCGGCAGAATAACGGAAATGTCGGCGGCCAGTATATTATAACCGGCAGCGAGGAGAACCTTGTCCGGGGCATCGGCCTGCTAAACTCGCTCGAAGATATCAGCAATGTGATTATCGATAATATCGACGGCACACCGGTTCGCGTTATGGAGGTTGCCGATGTTGAGTACGGCAGGGCCGTGCGGCGGGGAATTGTCTCGCGAAACGGCGGCGAGGAAGTCGTAAGCGGCATTGTGCTCCAGCTTTACGGGGAAAACGCATCAAACGTTATCGAGCGGCTGTATGCGAAACTGCCCGACGTGCAGAAATCGCTGCCCGAAGGTGTCAGGCTGGTGCCGTACTACGAGCAGCAGGAAATTGTACAGCGTGCAACATGGACGGTTAAATCCGCTCTGCTCACAGGGGCAGTGCTGGCGGCGATTGTGCTGTTTGCCTTTATCGGCAATTTCAGGTCTGCTATGATAGTTGTATTTGCGCTGCCTTTCAGCGGGCTGGTTTCGATTATCCTGATGCAGCAGGCGGACATATCTGCAAACCTGATGTCGCTTGGAGGAATCGCCATCGCCATGGGTATGCTCGTGGACGGTGCGATTGTCATGGTTGAGAACATCTACCGTCATTTGAACGTCAATGCCGGCGATGATATACGCAGCCGAACCGCCATCATTATTGACGCGGCGTATGAGGTGGCCCGTCCGGTTACATTTTCGCTGCTGATCGTGATTGTGGTTTTTGTGCCGATATTGACGCTGCAAGGTGCCGAGGGACAGATGTTTATACCGATGTCATACACCCTGTGCTTTGCTCTGCTGGGTTCGCTGATTTTCGCCGTTCTGGCAGTTCCCGCCTTGGCGAGCTACCTGATGCACGTCAAAAAGCATAAAGAATTTTTCATATTCGTTATACTGCAGAAACTCCATGATCCGCTGTTGAGGATTTCTGTTAAACACCCCGTTCTGGTGCTTATGTTAGTTCTGGCCCTGCTTTGCGGCAGCGGATTTATGGCAATGAACCTGGGGACAGAGTTTATACCTACGCTCGAAGAAGGCTCGATCATGATCGGTGTCAATATGGCCCCGTCGATAGCCCTCGAAGAAGCGGCGGCTATCATTAAGAAACTCGAAACCCGCATTATCGCTCTGCCGGAGGTGGAGGAGGTTGTTTCACGTATCGGAAGGCCCGAAGCCGGCAGCCACCCGCACCCTGTCAACTACGCGGAGGTGCATATTGAGCTGCATCCGGAAAAGGAATGGACGCGTCTGACGGACAAGGCCGAGCTTGTTGAAGAGCTTGAAGAAAATCTCTCAGATTTCCCCGGAATACAGCTCAACTTCACCCAGCCGATACAAAATGCCTTTGATGAGCTGGTAACCGGTGTCAGGTCGCAGGTCGCTGTCAAAGTTTTTGGTGAAGATCTCGATATCCTGCAATCAAAAGCCACAGAAATACGAAACAGCATAGATAATATTGAGGGGCTTGTGGATTTGTCTGTTGAGCAGAGCTTTGGCCAGCCTCAGGTGCAGGTGATTGTTGACCGCCGTGCGTGCGCTGCGTATGGCGTGAATGCCGGAGAGATACTTGAGCTGGTCGAAACCGCTATCGGCGGGCAGATCGTTGATCATGTGTACCTCAATACAAGGCGTTATGGAATACAGATCCGCTATACAGAGGACACGCGGGACAATATTCACGCGATCAAGTCGCTGCTGGTGCCCTCACGCAGCGGACAGATGCTCCCGCTCAGCCAGCTCGCCGAGGTCAGGGAAGATGTCGGCTCGATACAGATCAACCGTGAAAACAACCAGCGGCGCTGGATAGTCCAGGGTAATGTACGCGGCAGAGACCTTGGGGGTGTTGTCGGGGATATACGCCGGCTTATCGCGGAGAAAATCGAGCTGCCCGACGGCTATCATATTGAGTACGGCGGGCAGTACGAAAGTCAAATGCGTGCGATGCGGCGGCTGGGTATTATAGTGCCTGTAGTCGGCATGACAGTTCTGCTGATGCTGTATCTGGCCTTCGGTTCGATAAAGAGCGGCCTGCTGGTTATGGTTAATATCCCGCTTGGGCTTATTGGAGGCGTTGCAGGGCTTTATGTTATGGGTGAATATATCTCCGTACCCGCCGCGGTTGGCTTTATTGCTCTTTTCGGGATCGCCGTTCAAGACAGTATGGTTCTGGTAAGCGCGATAAACCAGCTCCGCAGAGAGGGCGTGGAGATGGTCGAAGCGGTTATTACCGGCTGCCACCAGCGGTTTCGCCCTGTTTTGATGACATCGATCACTACTGTGCTTGGGCTGCTGCCGCTGCTGCTGTCAACAGGAATCGGGGCAGATGTGCAAAGGCCGCTGGCGGCTGTTGTGATATTCGGTATAATATCATCTACTCTGTTAACCCTGTTTGTTATACCCGCGTTTTACAAATGGTTCGCTGTAAGGCCGGAAATGTTGGAATAA
- a CDS encoding efflux RND transporter periplasmic adaptor subunit — protein sequence MKNKILTTIVFMSALALPVYYTLAQTGHDDHSDCEHQHIEDSHAADSGEHAEDEHEDHAHGGECESQAHQHSEHEGEDSDAHQHSEHEGEDSDAHQHDEDEGLVTLSPEAAANAGIETAIAAGGEIGIQVSLPGEINVNQDRMVHIVPRVEGVVSKVMKNLGDKVEAGEIIAVIESRELADIKAAYLADIERLEMAQIAFDREERLWKQKISAEQEYLESRQRLSEAKINFRTSKQKLIAAGLDDTYLKRLETEPQQSLTSFEIRAPFAGTVIEKHIVLGELVKTDETVYIIADLSNVWADIDVYPVYLARIKPGQAVTVKAGEHLPPVKGRIDYLGGLVSRQSRTALARVVLDNEAGTLRPGLYINALVDVSYKNCEVVVPAGAVQRLENKKCVFVKTDAGFEPVFIETGMENAEKLEVIAGLEPGMEYVVKGGFSLKAKIVTSTLDSHAGHGH from the coding sequence ATGAAAAATAAAATACTTACAACCATAGTTTTCATGTCTGCCCTGGCTTTGCCTGTTTATTATACTCTGGCACAAACAGGGCATGACGACCATAGCGATTGTGAACATCAGCACATAGAAGATTCGCACGCCGCCGATTCAGGTGAACATGCCGAAGATGAACACGAAGACCACGCCCACGGCGGGGAATGCGAATCGCAAGCCCACCAGCACAGCGAACATGAAGGCGAAGATTCAGACGCTCACCAGCACAGCGAGCATGAAGGTGAAGATTCAGACGCTCACCAACATGACGAGGATGAGGGCCTTGTAACTCTCAGCCCGGAAGCCGCAGCTAATGCCGGTATTGAAACAGCGATCGCCGCCGGCGGTGAAATCGGGATACAGGTCAGCCTGCCGGGTGAAATAAATGTTAATCAGGACCGCATGGTGCATATCGTGCCTCGTGTTGAGGGGGTTGTCTCGAAAGTGATGAAAAATCTCGGCGATAAGGTAGAGGCCGGTGAGATAATCGCCGTGATTGAAAGCCGCGAACTCGCCGACATTAAGGCGGCATATCTTGCAGATATTGAGCGTCTCGAAATGGCACAGATAGCTTTTGATCGTGAAGAGCGGCTCTGGAAACAAAAAATATCAGCAGAACAGGAATACCTTGAGAGCCGGCAGCGTTTGAGCGAGGCGAAAATCAATTTCCGCACGTCAAAGCAGAAACTCATCGCCGCGGGTCTGGACGATACATATCTCAAACGCCTCGAAACCGAGCCTCAGCAGAGTCTTACAAGTTTTGAGATACGGGCTCCCTTTGCCGGAACCGTTATTGAAAAGCATATCGTTCTCGGTGAGCTGGTAAAGACAGACGAAACGGTATATATAATCGCCGACCTGAGCAATGTCTGGGCGGATATTGACGTTTACCCTGTGTATCTGGCACGCATAAAGCCCGGCCAGGCGGTTACGGTTAAGGCCGGCGAGCATCTACCGCCGGTAAAGGGCAGGATAGACTATCTCGGCGGCCTCGTCAGCCGGCAGTCACGCACTGCGCTGGCTCGTGTTGTGCTGGACAACGAAGCCGGGACACTGCGGCCTGGGCTGTATATAAACGCTCTGGTTGACGTTTCTTACAAGAATTGCGAGGTGGTTGTGCCCGCCGGCGCTGTACAGAGGCTTGAGAACAAAAAATGCGTCTTTGTAAAGACAGACGCCGGATTTGAGCCGGTGTTTATAGAAACAGGCATGGAAAACGCCGAAAAGCTGGAAGTCATTGCCGGCCTGGAGCCGGGGATGGAATACGTTGTGAAGGGCGGCTTCTCGCTTAAGGCAAAAATCGTAACATCAACACTCGACAGTCATGCCGGACACGGACACTGA
- a CDS encoding TolC family protein, whose amino-acid sequence MFNPKIFICLLLPCIFTVSVFAGSEDAKTAGSDITLKRALSLTEQHNPELAAYSTGIKATRAEQLQSSLKPNPELEVEMENVGGTGGHSGLDTLETAVMLSQLVEVGGKLEKRRDVSRLGVKIADLDYQHKRISVFSEVQKAYFKVLQAQQQEQLTSEILELSRESLRIVTLRVESGRDSPVEISQARVTLSRAESSHEQARRDLKYAKRQLSGFWGSDEPQFDRALGDFQSLDVPANETALKAALESTPRIKSNDVLVSQKRAELELERARAKGDITIGGGVKWMNESDDASLLFGISIPLPVNSRNQGTIQAASYRLAMAKRGSMAARQELLNQFNAAYLELSSAFENAEALRDNILPESEKIYNTVLQSYREGKTDFLRVIEAQQALFDVKSEYVSCLLRYHLANAELDRLCTLNPRANQTVNKFSGNINDEK is encoded by the coding sequence ATGTTTAACCCCAAGATATTTATCTGTCTTTTGCTGCCGTGCATATTTACGGTCTCGGTCTTCGCAGGCTCTGAAGATGCAAAAACCGCCGGCAGCGACATAACCTTAAAGCGGGCATTATCGCTTACAGAGCAGCACAACCCCGAGCTCGCGGCGTATTCAACCGGCATCAAGGCCACCCGCGCCGAGCAGCTCCAGTCTTCGCTAAAGCCAAACCCCGAGCTGGAAGTCGAGATGGAAAACGTCGGCGGCACGGGCGGGCACAGCGGCCTGGACACTTTAGAGACAGCCGTGATGCTCAGTCAGCTTGTAGAGGTCGGCGGCAAACTTGAAAAACGCCGCGATGTCAGCAGGCTTGGCGTTAAGATCGCGGACCTTGATTATCAGCACAAACGAATATCCGTCTTTTCAGAGGTTCAGAAGGCCTACTTCAAAGTTTTGCAAGCTCAGCAGCAAGAGCAACTTACCTCTGAAATACTGGAGTTGAGCCGTGAGTCGCTTCGGATTGTAACTCTTCGTGTCGAGTCCGGCAGGGATTCACCGGTTGAGATATCCCAGGCCCGGGTTACTCTATCACGCGCCGAAAGCTCGCATGAACAAGCCCGCCGCGACCTTAAGTATGCAAAAAGGCAGCTTAGCGGATTCTGGGGCAGCGACGAGCCGCAGTTCGACAGGGCTCTGGGGGATTTTCAATCGCTTGATGTGCCGGCGAATGAGACCGCATTGAAGGCCGCACTCGAGAGCACCCCGCGTATAAAATCAAATGATGTACTTGTCAGTCAGAAACGCGCTGAGCTTGAACTCGAGAGAGCAAGGGCAAAAGGCGACATAACCATCGGCGGCGGCGTGAAATGGATGAACGAATCTGATGACGCTTCACTGCTGTTTGGCATTTCGATACCGCTGCCGGTCAACAGCAGAAACCAGGGCACGATCCAGGCGGCTTCTTACAGGCTGGCAATGGCAAAACGCGGGTCTATGGCCGCCAGGCAGGAGCTTTTGAACCAATTCAACGCGGCATATCTCGAGCTTTCCAGCGCATTTGAAAATGCCGAGGCTCTGCGGGATAATATACTGCCCGAATCCGAGAAGATATACAACACGGTCTTGCAATCTTACCGCGAGGGCAAAACAGACTTTTTGAGGGTGATAGAGGCTCAGCAGGCACTTTTTGATGTCAAAAGCGAGTATGTCTCATGCCTGCTGCGTTACCATCTGGCAAATGCCGAGCTGGACAGGCTCTGCACACTCAACCCGCGGGCAAACCAAACAGTCAACAAATTTTCAGGAAATATAAACGATGAAAAATAA